In Drosophila pseudoobscura strain MV-25-SWS-2005 chromosome 4, UCI_Dpse_MV25, whole genome shotgun sequence, the following proteins share a genomic window:
- the TTLL4A gene encoding uncharacterized protein TTLL4A isoform X2: MHNKSDYYLTNSNNNKSTKKEKSVPHYSSADNTFNYYNNANVSGASWSRQNQNLPSNQESTKEAVLKNISRSNYRQTPGHWGLDSACCAADQRSNIGVALSNKSRGYIYQPVRQAEEYLNGTQHNMRDYIAGNDEPRVLKTDIFAEQEQKNWKARTTRRTDYLENIPDRDNVQNSPSPEPTWESILSEAPTPYLTTSQHYEHYFSYFYNRGTKTVSNLPSVTSNRKLPMTEFQNSPGRRDPRDVNATTAGQREPSKNVGRNSPFEKHVLKEKLPSNYLSVDYSDNGWAEAVDYPESLLKKTGEEYLDIKDLYDSEAIVETQFDPKHRRFRLSENKRADSANNNNESTEKPLDQKPPRLPVNQKKTKGTTSSVKKSLTTVHKVLLYSTQSPRMGRKQQFATHRNLNAKNQISKSLGAEDEFPTVLLVDPESKDEVFRSHVDSDRNPDFEDDDDLDNISNFDESDTESLISDAEDGYRAHAYKLTHSVDRFTSPQSTPSLLSDQSSESDLKNPDSLLVPSLFPYVPPYLSFSSNTTKGPRVPPELHRVLKWRVTNIMPKVVRLILANSGMRMLKKTNDWMGVWGKHLRSPCFKTIRSYQKINHLPGSFRIGRKDSCWKNLQRQMTKHSNKEFGFMPRTYIIPNDLCALRRHWPKYSQRNTKWIIKPPASARGAGIRVINRWGQIPKRRPLIVQKYIERPLLINGSKFDLRLYVLVTSVNPLRVFMYHNGLARFASGASKTDSREAKRASCRTLFSKWHTNVLR, encoded by the exons ATGCATAACAAAAGCGATTATTACTTGACAAATtcaaataacaacaaaagtaCCAAGAAAGAAAAATCAGTACCACATTACAGTAGTGCGGACAATACATTTAATTATTACAATAACGCAAACGTAAGTGGTGCCAGCTGGAGCCGGCAAAATCAAAATCTGCCATCAAATCAAGAATCTACAAAGGAGGCCGTTCTCAAGAATATATCTAGATCGAACTACCGTCAGACACCTGGCCATTGGGGCCTCGATTCTGCGTGCTGTGCTGCCGATCAACGAAGTAATATCGGTGTGGCGTTATCAAACAAGAGTCGAGGATACATCTACCAGCCAGTTCGTCAAGCAGAAGAATATTTAAATGGTACACAGCACAACATGCGAGACTATATCGCCGGCAACGATGAGCCAAGGGTGCTAAAAACAGATATTTTCGCGGAACAGGAACAAAAGAACTGGAAAGCAAGAACAACTCGTAGAACTGATTATCTGGAAAATATCCCAGATAGAGATAACGTCCAGAATTCTCCATCGCCAGAACCAACATGGGAATCTATACT ATCAGAAGCACCTACGCCGTATCTTACGACAAGCCAGCACTACGAACactatttttcatatttttataacCGTGGAACTAAAACAGTGTCGAATCTTCCGTCAGTCACAAGTAACCGAAAACTGCCAATGACTGAATTTCAAAACTCCCCAGGTCGACGAGACCCTCGGGATGTTAATGCGACCACTGCCGGTCAAAGAGAACCATCAAAGAACGTTGGTCGTAATTCGCCATTCGAAAAACACGTGCTAAAGGAAAAATTACCCAGTAATTATTTGTCTGTCGATTATAGCGACAATGGCTGGGCAGAAGCTGTAGATTATCCTGAATCTTTGCTGAAGAAGACTGGAGAAGAATATCTGGATATAAAAGATTTATATGACTCTGAGGCTATTGTAGAAACTCAATTCGATCCTAAACATCGTCGCTTTAGATTGTCTGAGAATAAGCGAGCTGATTCAGCTAATAACAACAATGAAAGTACGGAAAAACCTTTAGATCAGAAGCCGCCACGTTTGCCTGTgaatcaaaaaaaaaccaaaggaaCCACATCTTCCGTTAAAAAGTCATTGACCACGGTTCACAAAGTCTTGTTGTACAGTACCCAAAGTCCGCGAATGGGGCGCAAGCAACAGTTCGCGACACATCGAAATTTAAACGCGAAAAACCAAATCTCCAAGTCACTGGGAGCCGAAGACGAGTTTCCCACAGTTCTATTAGTTGATCCTGAATCCAAAGATGAAGTCTTTCGAAGTCATGTAGACTCCGATCGGAATCCTGATTTCGAAGATGACGACGACTTGGACAATA TTTCAAATTTCGACGAAAGTGACACTGAAAGCTTGATCTCCGACGCTGAAGATGGCTACCGGGCCCATGCTTATAAGCTTACGCATTCCGTGGATAGATTTACATCACCCCAAAGCACACCAAGTTTGTTGTCGGATCAGTCTTCTGAATCTGACCTTAAGAATCCAGACTCGCTCTTGGTACCCAGTTTATTTCCCTACGTACCACCGTATTTGTCGTTCTCATCGAACACAACAAAGGGTCCAAGGGTTCCGCCGGAGCTCCATAGAGTGCTCAAGTGGCGGGTTACCAACATAATGCCTAAAGTTGTGCGCCTGATTCTAGCCAACAGCGGAATGCGAATGTTAAAGA AAACCAACGATTGGATGGGAGTGTGGGGCAAGCATTTAAGGTCGCCTTGTTTCAAGACCATCCGTTCATATCAGAAAATAAACCACCTGCCAGGCTCCTTTCGCATAGGAAGAAAGGATTCCTGCTGGAAAAACTTGCAAAGGCAGATGACCAAGCACAGCAACAAAGAGTTTGGCTTCATGCCACGAACATACATTATCCCCAACGATCTATGTGCATTACGCCGGCATTGGCCAAAATACTCACAGCGCAATACTAAGTGGATTATCAAGCCACCGGCCAGTGCGCGAGGGGCTGGTATTCGCGTGATTAATAGATGGGGACAGATCCCAAAGCGAAGACCACTTATCGTGCAAAA atatatagaGCGTCCACTACTTATTAATGGTAGCAAATTTGACTTGCGTCTGTATGTGCTCGTTACATCCGTAAACCCGTTGAGAGTTTTCATGTATCACAACGGCCTGGCTCGATTCGCTTCAG
- the ppk10 gene encoding uncharacterized protein ppk10 isoform X3 produces the protein MIQKSYSYWRWPKAIVNYIKVYFQKCCIHGFKYVVEKMFTLLERFLWLILLVVSIYFCIVVCLSSIDRYYTKSTHIGLERNYHFWNTTIPSLTVCPMQRINESLFSDYCRKNGIKGQYKEEFWGFIENLANSTYKNFQNIPESEYIDKLLNVLGIKPALYMELIYNLTYDSSYEPVEKQRTRSIDGQINIHVRQVLTEYGLCYLGNSKLGEEYSSRYLIFGVYPEVNKYEQSRRLLKAQIGSFFEKDVGFTLLGFSSEAIDSYIHSAFEVMKVDNNFGYTEEGVVYDPESEEIIAEENLEKEATIGQRKCRFYHESNLTHFPFYTRNICQQECRINLAYKICKCIPHFYPNRSKQ, from the exons ATGATACAAAAGTCCTACAGTTATTGGAGATGGCCGAAAGCAATAGTAAACTATATTAAGGTATACTTTCAAAAGTGTTGCATACATGGATTCAAATATGTTGTCGAAAAAATGTTTACCTTACTGGAGAG atTCCTGTGGCTTATTTTGTTGGTGGTTTCTATATATTTCTGTATTGTGGTCTGCCTATCTTCTATCGATCGATACTACACCAAGAGTACACACATCGGATTAGAA CGAAACTACCACTTTTGGAATACTACCATACCAAGTTTAACAGTATGCCCAATGCAACGAATTAACGAAAGTTTATTCAGTGACTACTGTCG GAAAAATGGCATTAAAGGACAATACAAAGAGGAATTTTGGGGATTCATTGAAAATTTGGCAAATTCTACATACaaaaattttcaaaacattCCGGAAAGCGAGTATATAGACAAATTACTTAATGTTCTCGGTATTAAACCAGCTTTATACATGGAGCTAATTTATAATCTTACCTATGATAGCTCTTATGAGCCCGTGGAAAAGCAACGAACCCGTAGTATCGATGGACAGATTAATATTCATGTACGACAAGTTCTCACGGAATACGGCTTGTGCTACTTAGGTAACTCAAAGCTGGGGGAAGAGTACAGCTCGCGTTACTTGATATTTGGAGTTTATCCTGAAGTTAACAAATATGAACAGAGCCGACGATTACTAAAAGCGCAGATCGGCTCGTTTTTTGAAAAGGATGTTGGATTCACTTTATTGGGCTTTAGTAGCGAAGCTATAGAT AGCTATATTCATTCAGCTTTTGAGGTAATGAAAGTAGATAATAATTTTGGGTACACTGAAGAAGGTGTTGTTTATGATCCCGAAAGCGAAGAGATAATTGCTGAGGAAAACCTTGAGAA aGAAGCTACCATTGGACAAAGAAAATGTCGTTTCTATCACGAATCCAATCTGACCCATTTTCCCTTCTATACTAGAAATATTTGTCAACAAGAGTGTCGAATTAATCTTGCTTACAAAATTTGTAAATGTATTCCTCACTTTTATCCAAACCGTAGTAAGCAATAA
- the ppk10 gene encoding uncharacterized protein ppk10 isoform X1, producing the protein MIQKSYSYWRWPKAIVNYIKVYFQKCCIHGFKYVVEKMFTLLERFLWLILLVVSIYFCIVVCLSSIDRYYTKSTHIGLERNYHFWNTTIPSLTVCPMQRINESLFSDYCRKNGIKGQYKEEFWGFIENLANSTYKNFQNIPESEYIDKLLNVLGIKPALYMELIYNLTYDSSYEPVEKQRTRSIDGQINIHVRQVLTEYGLCYLGNSKLGEEYSSRYLIFGVYPEVNKYEQSRRLLKAQIGSFFEKDVGFTLLGFSSEAIDSYIHSAFEVMKVDNNFGYTEEGVVYDPESEEIIAEENLEKEATIGQRKCRFYHESNLTHFPFYTRNICQQECRINLAYKICKCIPHFYPNRIAEPKPVCNYKILKSCFPKHANFFLKLYEENGFHDKPATCHCEQNCLDAVVTTKSALPMIGSKQLLGSIGSAISMKTWPQNRLKRQVIFSFTDLLVSIGGTAGLFLGFSVLGLAELFYFFTIRLVWQILGYTI; encoded by the exons ATGATACAAAAGTCCTACAGTTATTGGAGATGGCCGAAAGCAATAGTAAACTATATTAAGGTATACTTTCAAAAGTGTTGCATACATGGATTCAAATATGTTGTCGAAAAAATGTTTACCTTACTGGAGAG atTCCTGTGGCTTATTTTGTTGGTGGTTTCTATATATTTCTGTATTGTGGTCTGCCTATCTTCTATCGATCGATACTACACCAAGAGTACACACATCGGATTAGAA CGAAACTACCACTTTTGGAATACTACCATACCAAGTTTAACAGTATGCCCAATGCAACGAATTAACGAAAGTTTATTCAGTGACTACTGTCG GAAAAATGGCATTAAAGGACAATACAAAGAGGAATTTTGGGGATTCATTGAAAATTTGGCAAATTCTACATACaaaaattttcaaaacattCCGGAAAGCGAGTATATAGACAAATTACTTAATGTTCTCGGTATTAAACCAGCTTTATACATGGAGCTAATTTATAATCTTACCTATGATAGCTCTTATGAGCCCGTGGAAAAGCAACGAACCCGTAGTATCGATGGACAGATTAATATTCATGTACGACAAGTTCTCACGGAATACGGCTTGTGCTACTTAGGTAACTCAAAGCTGGGGGAAGAGTACAGCTCGCGTTACTTGATATTTGGAGTTTATCCTGAAGTTAACAAATATGAACAGAGCCGACGATTACTAAAAGCGCAGATCGGCTCGTTTTTTGAAAAGGATGTTGGATTCACTTTATTGGGCTTTAGTAGCGAAGCTATAGAT AGCTATATTCATTCAGCTTTTGAGGTAATGAAAGTAGATAATAATTTTGGGTACACTGAAGAAGGTGTTGTTTATGATCCCGAAAGCGAAGAGATAATTGCTGAGGAAAACCTTGAGAA aGAAGCTACCATTGGACAAAGAAAATGTCGTTTCTATCACGAATCCAATCTGACCCATTTTCCCTTCTATACTAGAAATATTTGTCAACAAGAGTGTCGAATTAATCTTGCTTACAAAATTTGTAAATGTATTCCTCACTTTTATCCAAACCGTA TTGCAGAACCTAAGCCGGTGTGTAATTATAAAATTCTTAAATCGTGTTTCCCAAAACATGCAA ATTTTTTTCTTAAACTGTACGAAGAAAATGGTTTCCATGATAAGCCAGCGACATGCCACTGTGAACAGAACTGCCTTGATGCAGTAGTTACAACAAAAAGTGCTCTG CCCATGATAGGATCGAAACAGCTACTCGGAAGTATAGGAAGTGCTATTTCTATGAAAACTTGGCCCCAGAATAGGCTTAAGCGACAAGTCATATTTTCCTTTACTGATCTCTTAG TTTCCATTGGCGGAACTGCAGGTCTGTTTCTCGGATTCAGTGTTTTGGGCTTAGCTGAgcttttttacttttttacaATCCGATTAGTTTGGCAAATACTTGGCTATACAATctaa
- the ppk10 gene encoding uncharacterized protein ppk10 isoform X2 gives MIQKSYSYWRWPKAIVNYIKVYFQKCCIHGFKYVVEKMFTLLERFLWLILLVVSIYFCIVVCLSSIDRYYTKSTHIGLERNYHFWNTTIPSLTVCPMQRINESLFSDYCRKNGIKGQYKEEFWGFIENLANSTYKNFQNIPESEYIDKLLNVLGIKPALYMELIYNLTYDSSYEPVEKQRTRSIDGQINIHVRQVLTEYGLCYLGNSKLGEEYSSRYLIFGVYPEVNKYEQSRRLLKAQIGSFFEKDVGFTLLGFSSEAIDSYIHSAFEVMKVDNNFGYTEEGVVYDPESEEIIAEENLEKEATIGQRKCRFYHESNLTHFPFYTRNICQQECRINLAYKICKCIPHFYPNLAEPKPVCNYKILKSCFPKHANFFLKLYEENGFHDKPATCHCEQNCLDAVVTTKSALPMIGSKQLLGSIGSAISMKTWPQNRLKRQVIFSFTDLLVSIGGTAGLFLGFSVLGLAELFYFFTIRLVWQILGYTI, from the exons ATGATACAAAAGTCCTACAGTTATTGGAGATGGCCGAAAGCAATAGTAAACTATATTAAGGTATACTTTCAAAAGTGTTGCATACATGGATTCAAATATGTTGTCGAAAAAATGTTTACCTTACTGGAGAG atTCCTGTGGCTTATTTTGTTGGTGGTTTCTATATATTTCTGTATTGTGGTCTGCCTATCTTCTATCGATCGATACTACACCAAGAGTACACACATCGGATTAGAA CGAAACTACCACTTTTGGAATACTACCATACCAAGTTTAACAGTATGCCCAATGCAACGAATTAACGAAAGTTTATTCAGTGACTACTGTCG GAAAAATGGCATTAAAGGACAATACAAAGAGGAATTTTGGGGATTCATTGAAAATTTGGCAAATTCTACATACaaaaattttcaaaacattCCGGAAAGCGAGTATATAGACAAATTACTTAATGTTCTCGGTATTAAACCAGCTTTATACATGGAGCTAATTTATAATCTTACCTATGATAGCTCTTATGAGCCCGTGGAAAAGCAACGAACCCGTAGTATCGATGGACAGATTAATATTCATGTACGACAAGTTCTCACGGAATACGGCTTGTGCTACTTAGGTAACTCAAAGCTGGGGGAAGAGTACAGCTCGCGTTACTTGATATTTGGAGTTTATCCTGAAGTTAACAAATATGAACAGAGCCGACGATTACTAAAAGCGCAGATCGGCTCGTTTTTTGAAAAGGATGTTGGATTCACTTTATTGGGCTTTAGTAGCGAAGCTATAGAT AGCTATATTCATTCAGCTTTTGAGGTAATGAAAGTAGATAATAATTTTGGGTACACTGAAGAAGGTGTTGTTTATGATCCCGAAAGCGAAGAGATAATTGCTGAGGAAAACCTTGAGAA aGAAGCTACCATTGGACAAAGAAAATGTCGTTTCTATCACGAATCCAATCTGACCCATTTTCCCTTCTATACTAGAAATATTTGTCAACAAGAGTGTCGAATTAATCTTGCTTACAAAATTTGTAAATGTATTCCTCACTTTTATCCAAACC TTGCAGAACCTAAGCCGGTGTGTAATTATAAAATTCTTAAATCGTGTTTCCCAAAACATGCAA ATTTTTTTCTTAAACTGTACGAAGAAAATGGTTTCCATGATAAGCCAGCGACATGCCACTGTGAACAGAACTGCCTTGATGCAGTAGTTACAACAAAAAGTGCTCTG CCCATGATAGGATCGAAACAGCTACTCGGAAGTATAGGAAGTGCTATTTCTATGAAAACTTGGCCCCAGAATAGGCTTAAGCGACAAGTCATATTTTCCTTTACTGATCTCTTAG TTTCCATTGGCGGAACTGCAGGTCTGTTTCTCGGATTCAGTGTTTTGGGCTTAGCTGAgcttttttacttttttacaATCCGATTAGTTTGGCAAATACTTGGCTATACAATctaa
- the LOC4818029 gene encoding putative nuclease HARBI1, whose amino-acid sequence MKDIESFERSLRDFQYVENFRRFPFSPDIIKRTVNCTSRKQHKRFNPLFHLNEHQFRQKYRYTKENIRRIIEIVRDDLEIDCYEPMEREQVPIDLQILSAIRFWGGTEHPKLTAMAHGVSLRTLKKITRRIASVLSSKASRYIRMPATLSEKERMMRSFQELANMPQVIGTLLQTRVRFQSKKPRVHDVRQSQENAREVVHMQLVCDADHKIRDLDIRLVEEVSLITDTKMFSLSKIKERFEQNEFRGRILLGNESFSCSSCLFTPVKLPQSLAEELYNHAHSVTYASARKCLNILMFRFGILGSEVFGSFGSAKQTITALAILHNMAMDWSDPSIDTEISISPFKSFNSLNGISMPGEHSNRRKFIKTHFGCK is encoded by the exons ATGAAAGATATTGAATCATTTGAACGGTCTTTAAGAGACTTTCAATATGTCGAAAACTTTCGAAGATTTCCGTTCTCGCCAGATATAATTAAAAGAACGGTTAACTGTACAAGTAGGAAACAGCATAAACGATTTAACCCGCTATTTCATCTAAACGAACACCAATTCCGACAAAAATATCGGTACACCAAGGAAAACATTCGCCGTATTATTGAGATTGTTCGGGATGACCTCGAGATTGATTGTTATGAACCAATGGAAAGAGAGCAAGTACCCATAGACCTGCAAATTTTATCTGCGATTCGATTTTGGGGTGGAACTGAG CATCCCAAATTGACGGCAATGGCGCATGGTGTAAGCTTAAGAACGTTGAAAAAAATCACTCGACGCATTGCTTCGGTGTTATCATCGAAAGCATCGCGCTACATAAGAATGCCTGCAACACTTTCTGAAAAGGAAAGAATGATGCGTTCGTTTCAAGAATTGGCAAATATGCCGCAAGTGATTGGTACACTCTTACAGACAAGAGTAAGATTTCAATCAAAAAAACCTCGAGTTCATGATGTAAGGCAATCCCAAGAGAACGCTAGAGAGGTTGTTCATATGCAACTTGTTTGTGATGCGGACCATAAAATAAGAGACTTGGATATACGACTGGTAGAAGAAGTTTCTCTAATCACCGATACAAAAATGTTCTCTTTATCAAAAATAAAGGAGCGGTTCGAACAAAACGAATTTCGTGGGCGTATACTATTGGGAAACGAATCGTTTTCCTGTTCTTCTTGCCTCTTCACTCCTGTGAAGCTTCCACAAAGTCTAGCGGAAGAGCTTTATAACCATGCCCATTCGGTTACATATGCGTCTGCAAGAAAATGCCTTAATATATTGATGTTTCGATTTGGTATTCTCGGCAGTGAAGTATTTGGATCTTTCGGTTcagcaaagcaaacaattaCTGCTCTAGCTATACTCCATAATATGGCAATGGATTGGTCGGATCCCAGCATTG ATACGGAAATCAGCATTTCTCCTTTTAAATCATTCAATTCTTTAAATGGGATATCAATGCCTGGGGAACATAGCAATAGaagaaaatttataaaaactCATTTTggatgcaaataa
- the ppk10 gene encoding sodium channel protein Nach isoform X4 encodes MELIYNLTYDSSYEPVEKQRTRSIDGQINIHVRQVLTEYGLCYLGNSKLGEEYSSRYLIFGVYPEVNKYEQSRRLLKAQIGSFFEKDVGFTLLGFSSEAIDSYIHSAFEVMKVDNNFGYTEEGVVYDPESEEIIAEENLEKEATIGQRKCRFYHESNLTHFPFYTRNICQQECRINLAYKICKCIPHFYPNRIAEPKPVCNYKILKSCFPKHANFFLKLYEENGFHDKPATCHCEQNCLDAVVTTKSALPMIGSKQLLGSIGSAISMKTWPQNRLKRQVIFSFTDLLVSIGGTAGLFLGFSVLGLAELFYFFTIRLVWQILGYTI; translated from the exons ATGGAGCTAATTTATAATCTTACCTATGATAGCTCTTATGAGCCCGTGGAAAAGCAACGAACCCGTAGTATCGATGGACAGATTAATATTCATGTACGACAAGTTCTCACGGAATACGGCTTGTGCTACTTAGGTAACTCAAAGCTGGGGGAAGAGTACAGCTCGCGTTACTTGATATTTGGAGTTTATCCTGAAGTTAACAAATATGAACAGAGCCGACGATTACTAAAAGCGCAGATCGGCTCGTTTTTTGAAAAGGATGTTGGATTCACTTTATTGGGCTTTAGTAGCGAAGCTATAGAT AGCTATATTCATTCAGCTTTTGAGGTAATGAAAGTAGATAATAATTTTGGGTACACTGAAGAAGGTGTTGTTTATGATCCCGAAAGCGAAGAGATAATTGCTGAGGAAAACCTTGAGAA aGAAGCTACCATTGGACAAAGAAAATGTCGTTTCTATCACGAATCCAATCTGACCCATTTTCCCTTCTATACTAGAAATATTTGTCAACAAGAGTGTCGAATTAATCTTGCTTACAAAATTTGTAAATGTATTCCTCACTTTTATCCAAACCGTA TTGCAGAACCTAAGCCGGTGTGTAATTATAAAATTCTTAAATCGTGTTTCCCAAAACATGCAA ATTTTTTTCTTAAACTGTACGAAGAAAATGGTTTCCATGATAAGCCAGCGACATGCCACTGTGAACAGAACTGCCTTGATGCAGTAGTTACAACAAAAAGTGCTCTG CCCATGATAGGATCGAAACAGCTACTCGGAAGTATAGGAAGTGCTATTTCTATGAAAACTTGGCCCCAGAATAGGCTTAAGCGACAAGTCATATTTTCCTTTACTGATCTCTTAG TTTCCATTGGCGGAACTGCAGGTCTGTTTCTCGGATTCAGTGTTTTGGGCTTAGCTGAgcttttttacttttttacaATCCGATTAGTTTGGCAAATACTTGGCTATACAATctaa